Sequence from the Flavobacteriales bacterium genome:
GATGAAAACACTGTCCGGTATGGCCAAGAATTCGGTCTGGCCCATGGCCAAACTATCTACCTGAGCTGCGGTATGATATACTGTAGTATCTCTAGGGACTATCCGTAGTTCATCCAAACGGTCGCTTACCGTATCCAAGACGATGACAGTCGTGTCCAAGTCTGTAGCAACAGTTGATGCCGTTGTGTCCTGTGCCTGGTAGCCAAAACACATTAGTAGGAAGACCGATATGAGTGTGTATTGTTTCATCGCTTCAGGGAGGTCAATGATATCACTTCTATGTGTAAAAGTAGATACACAATGATCTCGTTTTTCACAGTGGATATCGCCTCCCAAAAACGCTTCTTGCACGGAATTATTCTGTGCTATTTCAAGCATCTTGGGCAGTGTATCCCAACATTTGTACGGAAATTTCGTACAAACGGTTCTCTTCAAAGCGTGGAGCCATGAACTGAAGCCCTACCGGAAGCCCCTTATCCTGCATAAGCGGAAGCGAGATGGCCGGTATTCCGGCCAAGTTGGACTGAACGGTGAAAATATCCTGCAAGTACATAGCAATGGGGTCCTTTACGCTGTCCAGACCAAATGCTGAAGAAGGCGCTGTCGGGGTCATCAATAGATCGTACTGCTCGAAGATCTTTTCCGTACGGTCTTGGACGATACGCCTGACCTTCTGTGCCTTGGAGTAATAGGCGTCATAGTATCCCGCACTCAGAACGAATGTGCCGAGCATGATCCTCCGCTGCACTTCCGCACCGAATCCCTCGCTGCGGCTATACAGATAGGTGCTGTCGATGTCGGTGGCCTTTTCACTGCGATAGCCGTAGTGTATGCCATCGAATCGGGCCAGGTTACTGGAGGCCTCGGCAGTCGTGAGCACATAATAGGCGGGTATCATGTGGTCCAGAAGGTCGAATGAGACCGGTTCCACGGTATGCCCTTGTGCCTGGAGTGCATCTATTTTCTTCTGGAAATCCTCTTTGACCTCATCTGAAATTCCCTTGGAATCCAAGCATTCAGAGATATATGCGATGCGCATTTTATGGTCACTAGGTTCGAAGGCCTCTACTTCTTGAGAAGAACTGGTACTGTCATGGGCATCCTTACCGGCCATGATACTGGTAAGAAGTACGGCATCATCCACACTATGGGTAAAAGGACCGATCTGATCGAAAGAGCTCGCATAGGCGATGAGACCATAGCGTGAGATGCGACCATAAGTCGGTTTGAGACCCACTACCCCGCAGAATGAGGCCGGTTGCCGGATGCTCCCTCCGGTGTCTGATCCTAGGGAAGCGATGCACATATCAGCTGCTACGGCTGCGGCACTCCCACCAGATGATCCTCCAGGTACTTTGCTCTCATCCAGTGGGTTTTTCACCGGTCCATAGGCCGAGTTCTCATTGGAACTGCCCATGGCGAATTCATCACAATTCGTTCGGCCGATGAGGATGGCGTCCTCATCCAAGAGTCTCTGGACCGCTGTAGCGGTATAGATGGATTCGAATCCACCGAGAATCTGTGAAGCTGCCGATACCTTATGGTCCTTGACACAGAGATTATCCTTGATGGCGATGACTGCTCCAGCCAATCGGCCAGCGGTACCATCGTCTATCTTTTGCTGGATCTCTGCTGCCTGAGCGCGAGATTCTTCATCCCAGACTTCCAAGAACACATTGAGATCCTCCTTGGCAGAGATCTGAGAGAGATAGTGGTCGACAAGATGAGGGAGGGTGGTCTTACCCGCTCGGATGTCAGCTTGGACATCCGCGATACGCGTATACTCCATGGTGAGCTATCAGGACTCTTTTTTCTCTTCGTCTCCTTTGGTGGCATCCTTGAATTCCTTCATGCCCTGGCCGAGGCCACGCATGAGTTCAGGGATCTTACGTCCTCCGAAAAGGAGAAGTACGACAGCTACGATCAATACGATCTGCCATGGGCCGATCATTCCTAGGAGCACTGTGAGAATGGGCATGTCCTGTGTTTTAAAAGGAAGGTCAAAGATAGCTATTCTACAGCGGATGCATGTCGTACTATCTCGCGATCCATTGCGATGGATTCAGCTTCTTCATACCCGATGAGGTCACCTGCCATATCTCCATGTGTGCCATGGATGAGTTGCCCTCGTCCATCAGGACACCTACGGCCTGTTTGGTATCCACATGCTGCCCTTTGCTTACCATCACTTCTCTCAGATTGGAATAGACTGTGCGGTAGCCCCCGTGCTTGACCACTACGGCCATACCATTGCCGGGAATTTCGATGATGCCACTCACTTCACCTTCGAAGATGGTGCGCACCATGGCATTCTTCTCAGTGGTGATATCGATCCCATTATTGGTGACCTGTATACCGGGAAGCACCGGGTGGGCATGCGTCCCGAAGGAACCTGTGATGACTCCGCGCTCAACAGGCCAAGGCAATTTGCCTTTGTTATTGGAGAAATATTCCGAACTCAATCGCTCCTCAGGGGTCAAGGCATATCGGTCGCCACCTTTAGGTGTATTCTTCCGTAATTCTTCTGCGATAAGCCGCTCGATGGCCTTGCTCAGGTCCTTTTGTTTCTTCTCCTGTGTTTTGAGTTTCTTTTTCAGATCCTGTTCATCCTCACGCAGAGCGAGGAGGTTCTGCTCCTTGGCCCGCTTATCCTTATCCAATTCTTCTTGAGCTGATTTCTGCTCGCTCAATAGGGCCTGTTTCTCTGTACGTTGCGCTTGGAGTTCTCGATTCTTCTCGGCCAGGATCTCTTTGGTGTTGACGATCTCTACACCTTGATCCTCTCGATAGCGGGCCACATCCTTGAGATGTCTCAAGCGCATCCAGGCCTGGTAGAAATCATCCGCTGCGAAGATGTATAGCATCTTGTCATAGGAGTTGTTGTGCTTATAGGCCAGATAGATGAGCTGGGCATACTCCTTTTTGAGTTTGGCCAATTGCTCCTCTTTCTCCTTGATCAGCGCTTTGTTAGCCTCCATGGTGCGTTCCAGGCCTTTGATCTCGCGTTGCATGCTGCGTATCAATTGAGAACGGAGGGCGATCTGCTTGTCAAGAATGGCCATCTCCGATTGGGTGAGTTGCTGGGCCTTTTTGGCTTCAGCGATCAGATCAGAAGTGTACTTGATCTCCTGCACGATAGCATCGCGTTGTTTTTGGAGTTCTTCTTTACTCTGGCTGAAAAGGGTGAGTGAAGAGGCCCAGAAGAGTACAAAGAGAAGGAGTCGCATGGCTTATTCGATCTTCACGAATTTCTCAGGAATTGTGAAGGGAAATGTAGTAGGGCGGTCGAGTTTTACACGGGAGTATTCCATAACGAATGAGGCCTGTTGATCCGTATCTGCCATGACATAATTCATCTTCATAGGGACCAGTTGGTCCTCTACTGCCTCAAAGTCATGATACTCGGCCTGTATGGAGCGTAGGTTGAGCAGGTCATTGATGATGGTGCGTACCACTTTGAAATTCTCAGCATGCACCCAATAGCGCTTGACGATGAGATCATTGTCATCCTCATATTTCTCCATCACCTTGTCATAGCGCTTCTCATCCACCTCCAGGATCACGGTGTCCTCCATGGCCTCTACGTTCTTCTTGGTGTATTTGAGTCCGGCCACCTTTCGGATCTTGGCCTTTGCGCGAGAGGTCAACACATAGCCATCATCATCTTTGGATCCCTTGAATCGCTCTTCAGCATCATAGAGGATGGGATTGCCGATGGCAAGGTCCTGCAACATACTGAAGTCCAGCTCGACATTGACACGCTCTTCGATGAAATCGTGGGTGCCGAGATAGTATTTGTCATTCCATTTATCTATGAACTTGACACTGTCTGGAGTGACGATCATGCGGGCGACCTCGATACCTAGAGCAGGGGAGATACTCATCC
This genomic interval carries:
- the gatA gene encoding Asp-tRNA(Asn)/Glu-tRNA(Gln) amidotransferase subunit GatA; this encodes MEYTRIADVQADIRAGKTTLPHLVDHYLSQISAKEDLNVFLEVWDEESRAQAAEIQQKIDDGTAGRLAGAVIAIKDNLCVKDHKVSAASQILGGFESIYTATAVQRLLDEDAILIGRTNCDEFAMGSSNENSAYGPVKNPLDESKVPGGSSGGSAAAVAADMCIASLGSDTGGSIRQPASFCGVVGLKPTYGRISRYGLIAYASSFDQIGPFTHSVDDAVLLTSIMAGKDAHDSTSSSQEVEAFEPSDHKMRIAYISECLDSKGISDEVKEDFQKKIDALQAQGHTVEPVSFDLLDHMIPAYYVLTTAEASSNLARFDGIHYGYRSEKATDIDSTYLYSRSEGFGAEVQRRIMLGTFVLSAGYYDAYYSKAQKVRRIVQDRTEKIFEQYDLLMTPTAPSSAFGLDSVKDPIAMYLQDIFTVQSNLAGIPAISLPLMQDKGLPVGLQFMAPRFEENRLYEISVQMLGYTAQDA
- the tatA gene encoding twin-arginine translocase TatA/TatE family subunit, translating into MPILTVLLGMIGPWQIVLIVAVVLLLFGGRKIPELMRGLGQGMKEFKDATKGDEEKKES
- a CDS encoding peptidoglycan DD-metalloendopeptidase family protein, whose amino-acid sequence is MRLLLFVLFWASSLTLFSQSKEELQKQRDAIVQEIKYTSDLIAEAKKAQQLTQSEMAILDKQIALRSQLIRSMQREIKGLERTMEANKALIKEKEEQLAKLKKEYAQLIYLAYKHNNSYDKMLYIFAADDFYQAWMRLRHLKDVARYREDQGVEIVNTKEILAEKNRELQAQRTEKQALLSEQKSAQEELDKDKRAKEQNLLALREDEQDLKKKLKTQEKKQKDLSKAIERLIAEELRKNTPKGGDRYALTPEERLSSEYFSNNKGKLPWPVERGVITGSFGTHAHPVLPGIQVTNNGIDITTEKNAMVRTIFEGEVSGIIEIPGNGMAVVVKHGGYRTVYSNLREVMVSKGQHVDTKQAVGVLMDEGNSSMAHMEIWQVTSSGMKKLNPSQWIAR
- a CDS encoding DUF4292 domain-containing protein, with protein sequence MESHMLQYDWFAAKVTTEVEMKDQKMSFKTNLRMRRDSIIWMSISPALGIEVARMIVTPDSVKFIDKWNDKYYLGTHDFIEERVNVELDFSMLQDLAIGNPILYDAEERFKGSKDDDGYVLTSRAKAKIRKVAGLKYTKKNVEAMEDTVILEVDEKRYDKVMEKYEDDNDLIVKRYWVHAENFKVVRTIINDLLNLRSIQAEYHDFEAVEDQLVPMKMNYVMADTDQQASFVMEYSRVKLDRPTTFPFTIPEKFVKIE